The genomic window GTACCACACAGAGATTTCTACAATGTTAGAAAGGTTGATACTCACGTTCATCACTCCGCCTGTATGAATCAAAAGCATCTGCTTAGATTCATTAAGAgtaagatgaagaaaaatcCTGATGAAATTGTCATGTTCAGAGATGGTAAACATCTCACGTTAGCCGAGGTTTTTCAAAGTATCAATTTGACTTCTTATGATTTGAGTATCGATACTCTCGATATGCACGTACGTTGATGATTTCTTGGATCTTGTTACACTTTTCTAATTACTTTCCAGGCTCACACCGATTCTTTCCATCGATTCGACAAATTCAATCTGAAATATAATCCTGTTGGGGAATCTCGATTAAGAACGATTTTCTTGAAGACAGACAATTTCATAAACGGAAGATATCTGGCAGAAATCACTAAAGAGGTCATATCAGATCTTGAATCAAGCAAGTATCAAATGGTTGAATGGCGAATTTCCATCTACGGAAGAACTCTCGACGAATGGGACAAACTAGCAGCATGGGTTGTTGACAACAAACTATTCTCACACAACGTTCGATGGTTGATCCAGGTTCCACGACTGTTCGACGTTTACAAATCTagtggattgatggagaatttCGAACAAGTTATCATAAACTTGTTTCAGCCTCTCTTCGAAGTAACCAAAGATCCATCTAGCCACCCAAAGCTTCACGTCTTCCTTCAACGAGTAATCGGATTTGATAGTGTAGATGATGAGAGTAAAGCCGAGCGAAGATTGTTCAAAAAGTTCCCTGTGCCAAAAGTATGGGACTCTAAGCAAAATCCTCCTTACAGCTATTGGATCTATTACCTCTTCGCCAAcatttcttctttgaatGTGTGGCGCAAGCAGCGTGGCTTCAACACATTCTTGCTACGACCTCATTGTGGAGAAGCTGGTGATACTGATCATTTAGCTGCTGCGGTTCTTTGCTGTCACAGTATTAGTCATGGTTTGTTGCTTCGAAAAGTACCTTTGCTACAATACATCTTCTATCTCGAGCAGATTGGAGTAGCAATGTCGCCTTTGAGTAACAATGCACTATTCCTAGCATATGAAAGAaaccctttcctttcctatTTTAAGAGAGGTCTCaatgtctctctctctaccgATGATCCTCTGCAATTCGCTTTCACAAAAGAGCCACTTATCGAGGAATATTCGGTCGCTGCACAAATTTACAAGCTTAGCGCAGTGGATATGTGTGAACTGGCCAAAAATTCAGTCGTTCAAAGTGGCTTTGAACATTCTGTGAAGCAGAGATGGTTAGGTCCAGACTATGATCTACCCGGTGTAAAGGGTAATACTATGGCAAAGAGCAACGTCCCAAATATTAGGGAAGGCTTCCGACACGAGACATTGATGCAGGAGCTATCTATGTAAGTCAATATATTACTTCCTTGCTagcttttcaaaatacatgCAATgctaataaaaaaaaacaggaTTGAGCGTTACACTGCTTTGTCAACTCCAGCAATTCAAACATCAGCCCCAGTAGATGGAAGTAACTTTTTCCCAGGGCCACGACCACATTCGCCAACATCATCCATGAAAGCTTCGGTTAGCGTGGCCGATCATGGTCCCTCTCAATCATACCAACAAAATCCTGCTCAGGCTGCTCGCATCCCCCCTTCCCACTCTCAGCTACACCTAGATTctcatctcaaatctcatcaGAAAGGTACTGATAGTCCATCTGGTTATGCTACGCCAAATCAACACACGCAACCAAACTCGTCGTTCAATTCGCCACTCTCAGCCAATAAGGGACGTGAAAAGTCTTGGGGACTAGAAGCAGGCTTTAGTGATCTACATCTTTCAGGCAGTGAACCAAGAATCTTCCCAGGTCTTGTCAGCAGAAagcagaggagagaaagcAACAGAAAGAACAGTGTGACAGAAAGTGACGAGCATGCTTTGATGATGTTAAAAAGGGGTAACGATAACAAGAGTGTAGCGACATTAGATGGAAAGCtagatgaagagattgacGCGCAAGATAGTGATGTAGACAACGATGATGCAGCCGACTCCAACTGAGTTGTTTTAGTTGGGAAGCGGTGGGTGAAGACTAAGATTTATGGGAGTACAATCTTTGATATGGCTGGGACATGATGATGGTTTTGGAATATGAATCGAGATGGCTTGCTATAGATGGTTATGCGGTCTAGTTTTTCGTGAGGACAGGAGGGACTGGCTGTGCACCGGAACCGACTCCTCTGGTAGCTTAGATAAATCGGCGTTGATGttattttgatatggattgaataaggaaatgaaatgttTATGAACATACCAGAGAATAGATCCGCTACAGTGAGTGAGTATAGATCACCGGGCCAACTTAGAATATAGAATGCATGTTTTACCAAATTATGATCCCATCTGACATAAAAAGGCAGTATATTTCGAGTTAATTGAAGGAAAATAATGGAATTGTTGTCGGTGCTAAGGAAGTGAGCAAACACGACCTGCGTGTTCTCCCCGTAGAGAGTTCTGTAATGTACCTCCGTGAAAAATATGTGTCGCAATGAGTGGGGGCTGTGAAGAGAAGCTCATTGGCTGAATTTCACCGGCGAAGGACAACCTCAGCAGGCTCCTTGCTCTTATGATTACTACGAAGACCAAGAACACCAAGAACACCAACATCATGTCACACATTCAACGATTGTTTTAAAAAGTGCTTGATATCGTTTACTATCCCCGTTTTCTTTACAGATCGATCACTACTTGAGTTTCTATACTCTGTGCCGAGTGGTTCGTTGCGAGACGGCCAGTTGTTGCTGTCTTTACCATCAGCGCCAATCAACGTAAACATCAACCAGAATGGACACACCATCAACATCTACCTCTCAAGAGACCGCTACGGCTCATTCTAAGAGAAATCGTGTTCAATTGAGTTGTACACCATGTCGACATGCTAAGCTTAAATGCGATCGAGCTCAACCGTGCAGTCAATGTCAAAAGAAGGATAGGGTAGGATCATGTTCATATCCCACGCCCCTACCTAGAAAGAAAGCCGCGATGACAATGCACAAAAGATTGAAGCACCTGGAAAGTTTGGTTAAGGATGTTATGAATTCTCAACAATCAGATGGGCCACATACTCCTCCACGTGATGGCCAGGAGCCCGAAAACCTCGTTGCCAGAGCGGAGGCTCTGGGGATCCCAGCGGAAGATCAGAGATCAAATACGGCCGGCAATTCCCTATCTAGTTTAGACAAGTCCTCAACTATCCAACAGACAACACCTCCCCCAGGGCAGATTGTAATTGGCGGGAAGGAAACACAATATGTTGGCGCTACTCACTGGGCTGCAATTCTTAATGATGTGAGAGTTTTCCTTTGCATGGAGTTGCCCGTACTGATATTCAATAGATAGGAGAAGTCAGagaatattttgatgaaggagaagacgatgatgttgaagaagagactGGGCCGGAAACCACGCTGCTGTTCAACACAGATGCACCACCAACCAAAGCCAAACTATTGGCAGCTTTACCTGCCCGTAGATTCGTTGATAGGACTGTTCAAGGTTATTTTCATGGAGCCAATCCTGCATTGCGTAGGTCCCCAGTAATCTCATGAGTCGTGGGACAATGCTAAGATATTCTACAAGATATTCTGCATGCTCcgacttttcaaaaagagGTAACGTAACGTTTTCTTCCGTTTTTAAatcgattgaaatattaGATCTAAGAGAGACTATTCTACGGCTACCATGCTGAAAAAGTCTTTCATTTCTGTTATCGATTGCGTGCTATATAGATTGCTCTCTATCTCTTGAAACTTGATGTCCGAAATTGCTCATACTCATTAAATCGATCAGTATCTGAAATTTTGGGCCAATCCTCATGAAATTTCTCTCTGTTGGCTGGGCTTATTATATGGCATAATGTGTCTGTCTTTATTCTCCAGTTATGCAGCAGGCGAAGAAAGTCCAGATGAGCGCGCTTCTCAAATGCAAACGATACGAACATATCGACGCAACTGTATCCAATGCATCCGCCTATCGGATTACACAAAACCAGGAAAGTATACAATTGAAGCAATTCTCGCTCATTTGGAAGGAGAATTTATGCTGAACGATTCTAATCAGGTGAACTGCTATGTGGTGCTTGGTGTTGCTGTCCGGTTAGCCTTACGAATGGGTCTTCATCGAGATCCCGATAGAGTTGGTGGACAAATTACTCCGTTCCAAGGAGAGATGCGTAGACGACTTTGGGCCGTTTTGAGACAAATAGATTTATTGTCATCCTTTCATATTGGATTGCCTAGTATGGTTGAATCCGTTGATAGTGATGTTCAATTGCCCCGAAATTTGAACGACTCGGATTTCGATGAAGATTGTACAGAGCTTCCACCCGCTCGACCTGACTCAGAGGTAACATCAATATCGTACGTTCGGTTCAAGAACAAAATATGTCAGGTGTTCGGGAAAATTGCAACACATGCGAACTCATTATCCCCTCCTTCTTACGATGAGGTCATGGAATTAGATAGCCAGTTGGACGCGGTACAAGCAACTATACCGCCATCTTTCCGATTTCAACCGATAGACAGTTGTGTCGCCGACCCAGCACAGTTGATTATTCAGAGATTGAATATCGCTCACCTTCTATGTAAAAGTCGATGCGTTTTACACCGTAAGTATATTGTAAGCAATCAGGATTATGTTGAGCGAGAATATTCCGTCAATGTCAGTATCGATGCCGCAATGCAGCTTCTCGATCTCCAAAAACAGACTTACGAAGCTACACAACCAGGAGGGGTGTTAGCCCGAGATAGGtgctttccatcttcattaaCGATGCATGATTTTCTACTCGCGGCAATGATCGTGTACatgaagacgatgaggatactggaagaagaaattagaGAAAGCCCTAGGAACGGCTTGTGTCTAGGCGCCTCGTGTCGGAAACGAAAACTGGATATGATTTCTGCGCTAAAGATGTCGTCGGATTCATGGCAGGTTACGCAAATGAGATACCCGGAGTTTAAACGGGCAGCGGATGTGCTGTCTGTAATGATGAGAAAAATCGGTACGGCTTCTGTGGCACTTGGGGAGTCACAAATATCTTGGGGTATAAATTCAGGCACAAATGATACAGATTCGATGGCTGGTTTGTCTTTGGAAGGTACAATATCCTCAATCATTGCAAGACTCTAATGCTATCCCCATAGCTAACATGTTATTGCCATCTTATAGATAGATTCGCAATGAACCAAGCCACTATAAACCCGCTAGAAGCGGTCCCGTGGTCTATGGATTCCTCTGCTCCCGCTCCAAATTCCTCCTACATGAATTTGGAGACCACCCAACCTATTCCCCCTCAAACGGATTCTCTCAACGAGTCTGCACCGTTTGATTCTTTGATGGATATCCCTACTGACTTTGACTGGGTAtgtatctttttcttttcggaTCAGGGTTTCAGTAGTCCAAACTGTAGTCCGGCAATtggaagatttcaatatttgagATCAATACAAGATTCAAAATGGGATTCAATTGAATCTAGATATCCAGAGTTTTTGATTGTCGGGCTGTGGCCTGGAGCATGGAACCTCAGGCGCATGGATATTTTAGAATCATGAATTCATGTGGGCTTGTGAAATGAACATTTTACTAATGAGAAAATAGGAATTGTTTGACAGTCATATCAGGGCAGATGCTAATCAGTTACCGATGCATGATCAGCATCTTCCGGATATAGACCTTGGGGTGGAGGggatgaatgattttgaatttggatttgtaCAAGGGGATTGTGGAAACGTATGAGGAGGATCATCAGGAAGCTAAAGAATGATGCACTGTAGTCGAACAATTGATACACTCCTCTATTCTGTTCGAATTATATGCATAGATGAATGACATTCTTAACGTTATTGACTGGCTTCAGCATGGTCTGCATCTTAATTATGGTTGAAAAATCACCAATCAAGCATCGAAATAAATGGCAAAATAGTTAGAGAAGCGGGAGGAAGATAAGTTAAAAGCAGAGCAAAAGAATATGAGGAGAAACTCTTCAGTGAGAAAGGATAGGAGACGGAAAATTAAGATGGCTCCGGCAGAAAGAAGGGATCTCAACAGATTGATAGCTCTGCGAAAAGTACGGCTACTATCATTCAGAATGAAGTATCATTTGATGAAAATTAAGGAGAAGAGTTACTAGACTGGGCCTGGAGCACGTTTGATCGAAATCATTGTAAGTCAAGTATTAGTCTACTCAACTTTAGGCGAATTATACTCCTAAACAGTTCTAGACACCCACTCATATATAACCAATTGCTTGGTTTCATTTCTGACGCGGCAGGTAGGTCAACGTTAGTATACGTATACGATATTCTCATAAGCTATTCTGAAAGCCAACAATCCAACAGTTTTTTGAACTTTTACTAGAACCCATTGACATGGTAACGACGTCTCTGAGTCTTGCCGGAATGATATATCCTCAAGTCACGCAACTCTCATACATCCACCCCAGTATACTGGCTAAATCTGATTAGTGCTTATGGTACCTGCATGAGGACTATTAGATTATCTAGTGGTGGGCTGTAAGGTCATCCAACAGTGGAATCTTGGTTAGCGGACTTCGAATTCGTTCAgtgggtaggtagataggtagtgAAAGCCAACAACTACATTACCTTTCAACGACTATAAATTCTCTCTTCACACTCGCATTCCATTCACCTCCACTCCCACCCAAATCCGCAATCCAACCCCCCCAAAATGTTTTTCTAATACTCCATCCACCGAGTCCCCTCCTCACCCATCGACACCCCTCCCCCCACGCTCCTCCCCTACCTCGCCGGCAAATTTTCCGCGCTCCGACTCTCCGCGTTCCTCGACTCTCCCAACTCCTTCGCCTCCACTTTCGCACTCGAATCGCTCTACTCTTCCTCTACCTGGCTTTCGCGTTTTTCGCGTCCCAACTCCCACTATTTCCTCGCCGTCGCGcactcctcttcttctcccccaGAATCCCAAACCATCGACACCGGTCTCCTCGTCGGCTCCGTCCAACTGTAAGGCCCATCCCCCGCATCTTTTTTCACGCTTCCTCTCGGCGGGGCTCCGCCCCCCTTGCCCGATACTCAAGAATTAAAATACCAGATGATCGCGCTGTACTCCTCGTCATCACACCGCAGAAGAGGACTCGCGAAAATGCTCATCCAGGGCGCGATTGAAAGCGCGCGGAAACAAGCACGGCgagatggaaaggaaaatgtaCGCATCCGTGTGTTTATCCATCCGGAAAATCTGACGGTGAAGAATCTCTATGTGAGTGTGGGTTTTGTGGAGAGCGGATTGTGTACTCTTGCGGAGGCGGTGGTGCAGAATGGAGATTCGGAGACGGTGCCGCGGGATGGGGGGAAGAGTGATCCTGAGAGGTGGTTGAAGATGATTGGGGTTGTGATGGAGTGGGCGGGgtgagaggagggaggggaggggaggatgTGTTGTTTTTGAGGTTGGGGAATCGGGATTGGTGCTGAGGTATTTGCGAAATAGGAAATGTGACCTTGAAATAACGATTATACTGTATGTGTGTCATAGATTGTTGACTGTTAATGCATATTTTATCTGCGCATTTTCTGGATGAGATATTCGAAATTGCGAGATTCATGAAATTTCATGACTGATTTCGGTAAGTTGCTCGGTAGCACGCACGAGAGATAACCATCAATAGATGGATCAGTGAATGATGTCATGATCTTGGGAATGGACTATTGTAAGGCTGGGTACCTATTTAGTATACTTTACTGTGATAAGTCCAGGGTAAACAATAACTCACTACCTAGGTTTTGTTGCTTTTATATAGccaaataaatgaatggatgaagagaatCATTAGACGAGAGTCGATCTCTTTTTGCCACGTGAAAAATAGCTCGTGGCCATCCATCGGTGATACAGTAAGTGAAATGAACTTGCCCAATAACAAGCATGTAGAAAGATGACTTGTCATATGTGTGtataaaattatgaaatgCCTGCATAAATATCAGCATCCAAATCCCACCTCCCACACCCTCCATTTTCTcactccatcccatctcatcccagcATGACCCTCGCCCCCAAAACCTTCCCCCAattctccctcctccccctcgAACTGCGTCTCAAAATCTGGCATCTAGCCCTCCCACCCCGCATTATCATTCTCCCGCGCCTCTCCTACAAACCCCTCCGACCCAACCATTCCCAACCCCCCACTCCCCGCAATCCATATGAGAAACGAGAATGGCTCGCCCGCAACCAACCAACCTATCACGGTCTTCCCATCTCCCCCCTTGAATACGCGACTACTCGTTATCACATCCCTTCCATCCTCACTACAAATCGCGATGCGTATACTGCTATCCGTCCTCTGTACCGACGGATGTTTAACTGGAGATCTTACGAGACGGATTATTGGGATAATGAAGGCCAAGTGTGGTTTAATCCAGAAATTGACATTCTAGCTCTGGGGATGCAACTGCCCGATGTGTTGGGATGGAGCTGCGTATTTCGATATCGAGAAGATTTAGCACGTGTGCGTTTCCTAGCCCTGTATGATATCGTAGGAGAGAGAAGTGGGGAGTCTCGAAACATCGACTCGCaggaggaaatggaagaacTAATGCGGGGACTACCCAGCACAGTTATCCAACTGGCTTCTTTATGTGTGAGGATGGAAAAGTTCTATTGGGTggtagaggaagaagaagagggaggagagaggacGTTTCGTGAAGAGCTGACTTTAAGACGCGGGGAGATGTATGTGCGGAGAAGTTTTGATTTTCTACGAATGCGTCGACCAGAATCTGTTGCCCATACTCAAGATTCAACTGAGCCTCTGCAGCCAGAAAAGATCCGCACGGTATTGGATTCAAAAGAGAAACGCGAGAAGTTGAGAGTGGAGCGAGAGAGATGGCAAAGAACGATATGTTTGCGATCTACCCGAGAGTTGAAGATCGAAAGAGACATGTATAAATTTCCATCAACTGTACCATTTATAGTAGATGACTACACCGAGGCCGCGCTAGATCGGCAAGTTAAGATCTTTCGCAATATGGTTGGTTATCGATATGTCCCGTGGAGATGGTGTCGTGTTAATAGCAATGTCCAACCCTGGGGGAGATATCCTCATTACGATGATTGTACATCATATATCTCGGGATGGAGTCCGCCTAAaggtattttcttttcttttctttaccAATAGACATCGTTGTCTATCAATGATGATCACAAGACTCGAGGATTCAAGATGGAAGTCTCTAGGAACCCCTACCATTTAATCCTCTTTACCTAGATCATCTTCCCACCACCCCTGaaatattcgaaaattcCTAAAgggggggaaaaaaaaataacatGTATCTAGCAAACACCTCATGGCAATACCAATACACGAGTATTTCCAGCTCTCGGACCATCTTACCCTACTGCACATGTACGCAATGCTGGTCGACGCCCGAAAAGAAAGATCTCTGGATATCCTGCAACTACGGTCGAACAATCTGGTTTTCTCGAGCCACTCCGATTCTAACATGTTCAAGCTTGGCTTTGGAGATTTCCTATCTATTCTCTTTGATATTTGGCTTTGTGTGGATTTTGGTATGGATTGCAGTATCAAAGATATAGAAGCAAGACGACGATCCAAAAGTTCAAGAATCTACTTTGtttttctcattctttgCTTTTCATGCATGGAGTTGTACTGCGTCGTTTGTACCACCACATGAATCCATTTGTCTGTAAAAGCAGCCTCCTGATCAACAACTTCGATGCCACGAGATCACGCATGCATGTAAGCTGAAATAAGCCCaacaaaataaatacaaCAAACCCcaaagcacaagcacaagaaCAAGCTATTTCGTTTCATCGTAACAGAGAAGTATCATACAGCCAGCAGTCCTTCTACAAAATGCTAGACGCAATaagcatcatcatctcattaTTCTCCTCTCTCGTCTACccatctctcctttcccaaCCCAGCCCGCCATGCCGCTACCTCCCAAGCGATCCCCTATGGCCCAGCCAAACAGCATGGGAACACTTGAACCAAAGCATATCCAGAAAACTGATCCGTGGCGTTCCTCTAGCCCAGCCCTGTTATGCACCTCACCCAGACATTAAAAAATGCGTTCAGATCCAAGAATCCTGGCTCTTCCAATCCGCATTGTGCGTAGCACACTCCGACTCAAGAGAAACCTTCATGCGATCAAGAAAGCTAATGTGACTAGTGAGACGGATCCCGTTAATATCATGTCGCCCTACTGGCTTAACAACTCTTGCTCTCCGTTTCTGGGATCAAATACGAGCAGCATCTGTGCGCTAGGAAACCTTGCTTCTTTCGCTCTAAACGTCAGTTCCGCCTCGGACGTTATTGCTGCGCTCAAATTCGCACGGGAAAACAACATCAGACTTACTATCAAGAATACCGGCCACGATTTTCTCGGACGCTCAACAGGCGCCGGTTCGTTAGCTTTATGGATGCACAAtctaaaagatataaattttctCAACTACAGTAGCTCTTTATATACAGGACCTGCTGTGCACATAGGTGCTGGAGTTCAATATGCTGATTTATACCCCCTAGCCCAAAAACACGGGTATCGAGCCGTGGGCGGTTCGTGTTCCGGCGTCGGGTTGACAGGAGGTTACACGCAGGGTGGGGGCCACGGACCACTTATAGGTGCCTATGGAGTAGCTGCCGACCAAGTACTAGAATGGGAAGTTGTGACTGCCACAGGACAGCATCTACTCGTTTCACCCACACACCATGCGGATTTGTACTGGGCATtgagtggaggtggaggtggaaatTTCGCTGTAGTGCTTTCGATGAAGGTTCGAGTCTATGATGATGGTCCTGTGGCGGGTGCGGCCTTCTCTTTCGAAAATGCTAACAGTACTGCGTATTGGATTGCTGTTGGTGCTTGGTTACAAACTTTACTTCAGATGGATTCTATTAAAGATCTTACCACAGTCTCGACAATTACAGCCGAGAGGTTTTTGCTGAACTTCGCTTTATTACCCGACGTCACCACAACGGCGATAATCGACACTGCGTTAAAACCATTTTTCAACAGGCTGGAGGACCTAGATATCACCTTGGACAACGGCTATGCCGCTGAAGTCCATGTTAACTTTGCCGAGTCTTACGATCACTGGGTCTCACAAGCAGAGACTAGCAATACCTCGATAGGCGGACGAAATATTCCACGCTCTACAGTGCAAGATAACGCCACTCTGCCTGCACTCATTTCCGCTTTTCACGATATCACGGATGAAGGAGGAACTATCTTCCTGACTGCGGCAAATATTACTCATGGAAACTATACTCCTAACGCCGTACTTCCAACTTGGCGTGATGCCTTGTTCGCCGT from Botrytis cinerea B05.10 chromosome 15, complete sequence includes these protein-coding regions:
- the Bcamd1 gene encoding Bcamd1; translation: MPDSSSEQNPSKLPSSPRVPSKLAFSNMSDIDNDIAEEGYVGAIEDLVEEPDDMLPEAALLSDDTPGLETPMSQSGMLARDKQKKTAYFDYLAEKEMSQADAKLFFQRSQLEGNKAGSGSNWGNSQKSAVPSPVLKPRSFPNIIDSEQGGLNRSGSQASGKSTQNLPNLNKLRTAPPIGLADLGKHPESAVIQEPSLAAGTFVHTPGLHDRREYLLKADKEARDHAAHPELPHEPKPLLEMEGLHGAGAGVGLGSGAGGFADSDAHITAELASIYTNIQKVIDIRHKYIRLSLQEDGDNPKDDPNWSIYPPPPEPSWHDERAATNARNSTTNSMANSMVLSPQAEAHSHQRTISGAASELSQAQGTSARSAPKTPLRKRKPGQDIGSDFEMEDLLPLPPPGEMTFRLDGSGVFQVYENSKLQELEQPVINIPDIREFYMDLEQILNVSSDGPSKSFAYRRLQYLEGKFNLYVLLNEYQEMADSKRVPHRDFYNVRKVDTHVHHSACMNQKHLLRFIKSKMKKNPDEIVMFRDGKHLTLAEVFQSINLTSYDLSIDTLDMHAHTDSFHRFDKFNLKYNPVGESRLRTIFLKTDNFINGRYLAEITKEVISDLESSKYQMVEWRISIYGRTLDEWDKLAAWVVDNKLFSHNVRWLIQVPRLFDVYKSSGLMENFEQVIINLFQPLFEVTKDPSSHPKLHVFLQRVIGFDSVDDESKAERRLFKKFPVPKVWDSKQNPPYSYWIYYLFANISSLNVWRKQRGFNTFLLRPHCGEAGDTDHLAAAVLCCHSISHGLLLRKVPLLQYIFYLEQIGVAMSPLSNNALFLAYERNPFLSYFKRGLNVSLSTDDPLQFAFTKEPLIEEYSVAAQIYKLSAVDMCELAKNSVVQSGFEHSVKQRWLGPDYDLPGVKGNTMAKSNVPNIREGFRHETLMQELSMIERYTALSTPAIQTSAPVDGSNFFPGPRPHSPTSSMKASVSVADHGPSQSYQQNPAQAARIPPSHSQLHLDSHLKSHQKGTDSPSGYATPNQHTQPNSSFNSPLSANKGREKSWGLEAGFSDLHLSGSEPRIFPGLVSRKQRRESNRKNSVTESDEHALMMLKRGNDNKSVATLDGKLDEEIDAQDSDVDNDDAADSN